The following coding sequences are from one Gadus morhua chromosome 10, gadMor3.0, whole genome shotgun sequence window:
- the sybl1 gene encoding vesicle-associated membrane protein 7, which translates to MAILFAVVARGTTILAKHAWCGGNFLEVTEQILAKIPSENNKLTYSHGSYLFHYICHDRIIYLCITDDDFERSRAFSFLSEVKKRFQTTYGSRAQTALPYAMNSEFSSTLAAQMKHHSDPRGSDRLADTQMQVDDLKGIMVRDIDLVAQRGEKLELLIDKTENLVDSSVTFKTTSRNLARAMCMKNLKLTVVIVLVALVILYSIVSAACGGLSWPTCVK; encoded by the exons atggcaatccTCTTTGCGGTGGTGGCCCGCGGGACCACGATCCTGGCCAAGCACGCATGGTGCGGTGGGAACTTCCTCGAAGTCACGGAACAGATATTGGCCAAGATCCCCTCTGAAAACAACAAGCTTACATACAGCCATGGCAG CTATCTCTTTCATTACATCTGTCATGACCGAATCATATACCTGTGCATCACGGACGAT GACTTTGAGAGGTCCCGTGCCTTCAGCTTTCTCAGTGAGGTGAAGAAGCGCTTCCAGACGACCTACGGCTCACGGGCCCAGACGGCCCTGCCATACGCAATGAACAGTGAATTTTCATCCACTCTGGCTGCTCAGATG AAACACCATTCAGATCCACGGGGGTCAGACCGCCTCGCTGATACTCAGATGCAGGTGGATGACTTGAAAGGCATCATGGTTCGGGACATAG ACTTGGTGGCCCAGAGAGGGGAGAAGCTTGAGCTACTGATTGACAAGACAGAAAATCTGGTTGATTCA TCAGTGACATTTAAAACCACCAGTCGCAACCTAGCAAGGGCCATGTGTATGAAGAACCTCAAATTGACGGTTGTAATAGTGCTTGTGGCACTG GTCATTCTCTACAGCATCGTCTCAGCTGCCTGTGGAGGCCTCAGTTGGCCAACCTGTGTCAAATAA
- the polr1d gene encoding DNA-directed RNA polymerases I and III subunit RPAC2 isoform X1, which produces MAGDCEKKPVLEMMQADGGDEGCVTYVLHNEDHTLGNSLRYLVMKDVDVEFCGYSITHPSESKINFRIQTRGGIPATEPLRTGLTQLNHVCQHVLNTFQARVDEFKGNQDQSME; this is translated from the exons ATGGCTGGGGATTGCGAAAAGAAACCAGTTCTGGAGATG ATGCAGGCGGATGGAGGTGATGAGGGTTGTGTGACGTACGTTCTGCACAATGAGGATCACACACTGGGGAACTCACTCAGATACCTGGTGATGAAAGA TGTGGACGTGGAGTTCTGTGGGTACAGCATCACACACCCCTCTGAGAGCAAAATCAACTTTCGCATTCAGACACGAG GGGGCATCCCGGCCACAGAGCCCCTGAGGACGGGCTTAACGCAGCTCAACCATGTGTGTCAACATGTGCTCAACACCTTCCAG GCCCGGGTGGACGAGTTCAAGGGGAACCAGGATCAGTCCATGGAGTGA
- the polr1d gene encoding DNA-directed RNA polymerases I and III subunit RPAC2 isoform X2, whose translation MQADGGDEGCVTYVLHNEDHTLGNSLRYLVMKDVDVEFCGYSITHPSESKINFRIQTRGGIPATEPLRTGLTQLNHVCQHVLNTFQARVDEFKGNQDQSME comes from the exons ATGCAGGCGGATGGAGGTGATGAGGGTTGTGTGACGTACGTTCTGCACAATGAGGATCACACACTGGGGAACTCACTCAGATACCTGGTGATGAAAGA TGTGGACGTGGAGTTCTGTGGGTACAGCATCACACACCCCTCTGAGAGCAAAATCAACTTTCGCATTCAGACACGAG GGGGCATCCCGGCCACAGAGCCCCTGAGGACGGGCTTAACGCAGCTCAACCATGTGTGTCAACATGTGCTCAACACCTTCCAG GCCCGGGTGGACGAGTTCAAGGGGAACCAGGATCAGTCCATGGAGTGA